The following are encoded together in the uncultured Sphaerochaeta sp. genome:
- a CDS encoding polysaccharide biosynthesis tyrosine autokinase — protein MSQQEEYTQSISPFDAGEEGISIAELLHIFHKRLRWFFVGFILVVALAFGYLQIAIPQYESEVSVLVDPIQTSSSFESLMDISASSTKIATEVELITSRSNIDYALSTLDLSQYANSDGLDYRDKLVLGNLKERIVVSTVKDTNIVRIKVTDENPAFARDFANALASSYDTLLTGIAKNSKTAQREFIESQIPINDRALTSAGDALGDFRENSDIIQLTDKSSLLVEQISYYTLRLEPLKLQLQEAMVFLDAYNEGLVEAGVEGVLSLDEVRKDSVVADKLTDLAAWKTELTMYESLSNPSSTQTQVSMPLDSSSRTYVISSAVNQLNKDLLDRVALLTRSYGNENNTQAIVQALTTEVGIRVLEDRGEVFISELSQLPVLERRLSELQRDVQIYEAIGLKLREMLEEVKLIEASVSGNVTVVDEAILPRNPVSPNRLLILAVAVLLGAAFGLLLTLAIEALDVSIQTEQQIQKIVGKDVPILGWIPMMKVSPLDLYPTLIVHNDPLSFESERFKLVANMLYNRSEKHVFSITSCSMAEGKSTIIGNIAIALAQMGSKVLVVDGDLRLPSMERYFRLKHREVGLVDYVTKKATLEECILRPIDKVPELHLLPPGNAPLVHAGIFSNPRYTHLIHYLESVYDFVIIDAPPLDSASELLSISKHVDGLIITVRAGITSKGSLFDLISSLRTANVPISGVVFNGVVPGSVGTGYRYGYGYGYGKGYGYGSYASRYSAEGTSGKLKKRRKHHIRKRSNGWYRKMYKRDLKNRGKISPEQFDAVLAFGPDSPYSTIADWVEAESESANMQLKETKRVEVPRAKQEEPQKSKVPVKEDLLSLSDIENDTEAVGKKIEE, from the coding sequence ATGAGTCAGCAGGAAGAGTATACACAGTCAATTAGTCCCTTTGATGCAGGGGAAGAGGGAATTTCCATTGCAGAGCTGCTTCACATATTTCACAAGCGTCTGCGCTGGTTCTTCGTCGGTTTCATCCTGGTTGTAGCACTTGCTTTTGGATATTTGCAGATTGCCATTCCTCAGTATGAGTCGGAAGTTTCGGTTTTGGTTGATCCCATCCAGACATCTTCTTCTTTCGAATCCTTGATGGATATATCGGCTTCAAGTACGAAGATTGCCACGGAAGTCGAGTTGATCACCAGTCGAAGTAACATCGATTATGCCCTCAGCACGCTGGATTTATCACAATATGCGAATTCAGATGGCTTGGATTACCGAGATAAACTTGTCTTGGGTAATCTTAAAGAGAGGATTGTGGTTTCCACGGTGAAAGATACCAACATTGTGAGGATCAAGGTTACCGATGAAAACCCTGCATTCGCGCGTGATTTTGCCAATGCACTTGCATCAAGTTACGATACTCTTCTGACCGGTATTGCCAAGAACTCGAAAACCGCACAACGTGAGTTTATCGAATCCCAGATACCCATCAACGATCGCGCACTCACTTCAGCAGGGGATGCCTTGGGTGACTTCAGGGAGAATAGCGACATTATTCAACTCACAGACAAGAGTTCTTTGTTGGTTGAACAGATTTCCTATTACACACTGCGCTTGGAACCATTGAAACTGCAATTGCAGGAAGCAATGGTGTTCCTCGATGCATATAATGAGGGCCTTGTTGAGGCTGGTGTCGAAGGAGTCCTTTCTCTCGATGAAGTTCGAAAGGATTCTGTGGTTGCAGATAAATTAACTGATCTTGCGGCCTGGAAAACAGAATTAACCATGTATGAGTCCCTGAGCAATCCCTCATCAACCCAAACACAGGTCTCTATGCCCTTGGACTCTTCTTCCCGTACCTATGTAATCAGCAGTGCCGTGAATCAATTGAATAAGGACCTGCTTGACCGCGTGGCTCTACTCACCCGGTCCTACGGGAATGAGAATAATACCCAAGCCATCGTACAAGCACTCACCACTGAGGTGGGTATCAGGGTCTTGGAGGATCGGGGAGAGGTCTTCATCTCCGAGCTTTCTCAACTACCTGTCTTGGAGCGACGCCTTTCTGAGTTGCAGAGGGATGTACAGATCTATGAGGCTATTGGATTGAAGTTGCGGGAAATGTTGGAAGAAGTGAAGCTGATTGAAGCTTCGGTAAGCGGCAATGTTACTGTTGTTGATGAGGCAATCCTTCCACGTAATCCTGTAAGCCCGAACAGGTTGTTGATCTTGGCTGTTGCAGTGTTGCTGGGAGCGGCCTTCGGCCTCTTGCTCACCTTGGCCATTGAGGCCTTGGACGTATCCATCCAGACAGAGCAACAGATTCAGAAAATCGTTGGCAAGGATGTACCTATTTTAGGGTGGATCCCCATGATGAAGGTTTCCCCTCTCGATTTGTATCCCACGCTTATTGTGCATAATGATCCGCTCTCATTTGAATCAGAGCGGTTCAAGCTGGTTGCAAACATGTTGTACAACCGAAGCGAGAAGCATGTATTCTCCATCACCTCCTGTTCCATGGCAGAAGGGAAGAGTACCATCATCGGAAATATTGCAATTGCTTTGGCTCAGATGGGAAGTAAGGTTTTGGTGGTTGATGGGGACCTTCGCCTTCCCAGTATGGAGCGCTATTTCCGTTTAAAACACCGTGAAGTGGGTCTGGTGGATTATGTCACCAAGAAAGCAACGCTTGAGGAGTGTATCCTCAGACCAATTGACAAAGTTCCTGAGTTGCACTTGTTGCCTCCAGGCAATGCTCCCTTGGTGCATGCTGGCATCTTCTCTAATCCTCGATATACTCATCTGATACACTACTTGGAAAGTGTATATGACTTCGTTATTATCGACGCACCTCCGTTGGACTCCGCAAGTGAGTTGCTCTCCATCAGCAAACATGTTGATGGTCTGATTATTACTGTGCGTGCCGGTATCACCAGCAAGGGATCCCTTTTCGATTTGATCAGCAGCTTGAGAACGGCAAATGTCCCCATCAGTGGTGTAGTATTCAACGGCGTGGTCCCCGGTTCGGTTGGAACCGGATATCGATATGGCTATGGGTATGGATATGGCAAGGGGTATGGATATGGCTCCTATGCCTCTCGGTATAGTGCTGAGGGTACGAGTGGGAAGCTGAAAAAACGTCGAAAACACCATATACGTAAACGGTCCAATGGTTGGTATCGAAAAATGTATAAGCGTGACCTGAAGAATCGTGGTAAGATTTCTCCAGAACAGTTTGATGCAGTGCTCGCCTTCGGCCCTGATTCACCTTACTCCACAATTGCAGATTGGGTGGAAGCAGAAAGCGAGAGTGCGAATATGCAACTCAAGGAGACCAAGCGAGTGGAGGTTCCTCGAGCAAAACAAGAAGAACCTCAGAAATCGAAAGTTCCAGTGAAAGAGGATTTATTGAGTCTCTCTGACATAGAGAATGATACAGAGGCGGTTGGTAAGAAAATTGAGGAGTAA